Proteins encoded in a region of the Bactrocera tryoni isolate S06 chromosome 4, CSIRO_BtryS06_freeze2, whole genome shotgun sequence genome:
- the LOC120775985 gene encoding cytochrome P450 306a1, producing the protein MLSILMTDKMCTYYTALFGLLALLVIISEVLRAWRARKYPRGPWGLPILGYLPFLNKREPYKTLTELAKRYGPVYSLRLGNVDVVVLADAASVREFLKCEEFTARAPLYVTHGIMGGFGLICSEGALWRNQRKHVIDWLKDLGMTKKQGNARKSMEQRIKSGVIECMKSFRDDSKKHSSFDPQHALQHTLGNIINDLVFGVKYARDDVTWKYLLQLQEKGLKLMGVSGAVNFLPWLRFLPWNLRSIRFLLDGKARTHEIYNSLIKKREQTWEQRKAVGDENFNILDHFIDERMRREDSDIAEERLSTDIYYTQEQLLHLLADMFGAGLDTTLATMRWFLLYMCKYQEVQEQLRAELLKIPDNEFDLEHLEQCHFLRACISETQRIRSVVPLGIPHGAVEDFTIQGCLIPKNCMIIPLQWAAHMSRLKWIEPELYWPGRFLDDNDQYCQPADFIPFQTGKRMCPGEELARMMLFLYAGYIIRGFYIRLSQEHEIMSVRGENGITLVPKYYEIVATPMRNMKDLVKDDDVGMYKAVAVKKDIKSNTI; encoded by the exons ATGTTGTCGATTTTGATGACGGataaaatgtgtacatat TACACGGCGCTGTTTGGCCTGCTCGCGCTATTAGTCATCATCAGCGAGGTGCTGCGCGCATGGCGTGCACGCAAGTATCCGCGCGGACCCTGGGGCCTGCCCATACTTGGCTATTTGCCATTTCTCAATAAGCGCGAACCATACAAAACATTAACGGAATTAGCGAAGAGATACGGTCCGGTCTATTCGCTGCGGCTGGGCAATGTGGATGTGGTGGTGTTGGCCGATGCGGCGTCGGTGCGGGAATTCTTGAAGTGCGAGGAGTTCACCGCGCGCGCACCGCTCTATGTAACGCACGGCATAATGGGTGGATTCG GTCTCATCTGCTCGGAAGGTGCGCTGTGGCGCAATCAACGCAAGCATGTCATCGACTGGCTGAAAGACCTGGGCATGACAAAAAAACAAGGCAACGCGCGTAAATCAATGGAGCAGAGAATAAAGAGCGGCGTTATAGAATGCATGAAG TCTTTCCGAGACGATTCCAAGAAACATTCGTCTTTCGATCCACAACACGCGCTGCAGCACACATTGGGCAACATCATCAACGACTTGGTGTTTGGCGTGAAATACGCGCGCGATGACGTCACGTGGAAATATTTGCTCCAGCTGCAGGAGAAGGGTCTCAAATTAATGGGCGTCTCAGGTGCAGTGAATTTCCTGCCCTGGCTGCG ATTCCTGCCTTGGAACTTGCGCTCCATACGTTTCCTACTCGACGGCAAGGCGCGCACACATGAAATTTACAATAGCCTCATTAAGAAGCGCGAGCAGACGTGGGAACAACGCAAAGCGGTGGGCGACGAGAATTTCAATATATTGGATCATTTCATAGATGAGCGCATGCGTCGTGAGGATTCCGATATTGCCGAAGAGCGTCTGTCCACCGACATTTACTACACGCAGGAGCAGCTGCTGCATCTGCTGGCGGATATGTTTGGCGCGGGGCTGGACACCACTTTGGCGACAATGCGCTGGTTTTTGCTCTACATGTGCAAGTACCAGGAGGTGCAGGAGCAGCTCAGAGCG GAACTTCTAAAAATACCCGATAACGAGTTCGACTTGGAACATCTGGAGCAGTGTCACTTTTTGCGCGCTTGCATCTCCGAAACACAGCGCATACGTTCGGTGGTGCCGCTGGGTATACCGCATGGCGCTGTGGAGGATTTCACCATTCAGGGTTGTTTGATACCTAAGAATTGCATGATCATTCCACTTCAGTGGGCTGCACATATGAGTCGCCTCAAGTGGATCGAACCGGAATTGTATTGGCCCGGCCGGTTTTTGGATGACAATGACCAATACTGCCAGCCTGCGGATTTCATACCATTTCAGACGG GCAAACGCATGTGCCCCGGCGAGGAACTCGCTCGCATGATGCTCTTCCTTTACGCCGGCTACATAATACGCGGCTTCTACATACGCTTGTCGCAGGAGCACGAAATCATGAGTGTGCGCGGTGAAAATGGCATAACATTGGTGCCGAAATATTATGAAATCGTCGCGACACCCATGCGCAACATGAAGGATCTGGTCAAGGACGATGACGTGGGCATGTACAAAGCTGTAGCGGTGAAGAAGGACATAAAATCAAACACTATTTAa